One Alkaliphilus sp. B6464 genomic window carries:
- a CDS encoding response regulator encodes MAKNILIVEDEKPISEIVKFNLEKEGYKVLVAYDGEEGLHKAITLNPDLILLDVMLPKLDGFQVCRKIRETSTVPILMLTAKEEEVDKVLGLEMGADDYITKPFGMRELLARVKANLRRNDNAVGTRLEGVFSTGGITIDFTKYEVRKNDSVIELTSREFELLKFLAVQAEQVFTREQLLKQVWGYEYYGDIRTVDVTVRRLREKVEDNSASPEYIMTKRGVGYYFRRA; translated from the coding sequence GTGGCAAAAAATATTTTGATCGTTGAAGATGAAAAACCTATTTCGGAAATAGTTAAATTTAATCTTGAAAAGGAAGGTTATAAAGTTTTAGTAGCTTATGATGGTGAAGAAGGCTTACATAAGGCGATTACTCTTAATCCAGATTTGATTTTGTTAGATGTAATGCTGCCTAAATTAGATGGTTTTCAAGTGTGCAGAAAAATTAGGGAAACTTCGACAGTTCCGATTTTAATGCTAACAGCCAAAGAAGAAGAAGTTGATAAAGTATTAGGATTAGAAATGGGAGCCGATGATTACATTACAAAACCCTTTGGTATGAGAGAACTACTAGCAAGAGTGAAAGCTAATCTTAGAAGAAATGACAATGCTGTAGGTACTAGATTAGAGGGTGTTTTCTCTACAGGTGGTATAACTATAGATTTTACAAAATACGAAGTAAGGAAAAATGATAGTGTTATAGAACTTACTTCTAGGGAATTCGAGTTATTAAAATTTTTAGCGGTTCAGGCGGAGCAAGTATTCACTAGGGAACAACTTTTAAAGCAGGTATGGGGATATGAATACTATGGCGATATACGTACTGTAGATGTAACAGTAAGAAGGCTGAGAGAAAAAGTAGAAGATAATTCTGCAAGTCCTGAATATATTATGACAAAAAGAGGGGTAGGTTACTACTTCAGGAGGGCTTAA